In Pseudoalteromonas nigrifaciens, the sequence ATTTAATCGTCTTTTTCATTTTAAATCTCCGACACACTTTGCAGTTGCCATTTATTGTATTATTACTAGTTAAAGATTAACGACCTACATGATAGGCTGCTTGTTTAATAACTAAAATTTACGTTGTTAGCTAAACTAAAAACATATCCAGTGATTAGACAAACAACCTAGGCCTTCAACGAGACCTAGTCTAACCTCTCAATCACTAAGAGTTAAGAGGAAATGCTTGTAATATGCCGTTATTTCGTACTTTTTTTATCGTGTTTTGCTGTTTATCGGCCATCGCCTGTAGTGATGAAAAACAACAAGCTGTTGCCAGTTATGAACATGCTGCACAAGGCGCGTTTTCATCGGCGCTATCGCATGATGGTAAATACAGCTTAGTCTCCTCCATTAACCATGGGGTCGCGCTGTGGGATAATCAACAGCAAGCACTTAAATACCAATGGTTTCAGCAACAAGCCCAAGATAGCCTGGTTTATGCCGTTGCGATCGCTTTTGACAACAGTGTGGCTGTTACCGCCGAAAAAACCACCTTTGCGGTATGGGATATTGCCACCGGCGAAAATAAAGGTTACTACAAAATACAAAAATCCAGTATTCGCGATATTGCTATAAGCAATCAAGGCCGTAGCGTACTATACGGGCGCAGCGATGGCGTAGTAGTGTTTATTAACCTTGAAACTGGCCGCCGTATTGAGTTTTTAGGCCACCAAGAAAAAGTAAACACGGTCGATCTTGCCCCTAACGGGCGCTATGCTTTAAGTGGTTCAAACGATTACGTTGCTTACTTTTGGGATACGCGTACAGGGCAAGTGATTCATCGCTTTAACCACCCTACTCGTGTTACTCAAGTTACGCTTGACCCACAAGGTCGCTATGCATTTACGGCCGACAGTATGGCACAAGCAAATGTATGGAAGCTGACTACAGGTGACCTTGTAAGTAAACTGAAGTATATTGCGCGTCAGAAAATTTTTACGGCGGTACGCTTTAACGATCAAGGTGATTTGCTAGCAACTGGGTCGCCTAATAAACGCATTGATTTATGGCAAATATCGAGCGGTGAAAAAATTCAAACTTGGCAAGTGACACCACGCGAAGGCAGTAAGCCTAAATCGGCCGTGGTGCTCGATGTAACATTTACAGATAACGGCAGGTCGTTATTAACCGAAAGCTCCAGCGGTATCGCAGAGCGATTTATTATACGAGAGAATAATGAACACAATTGAACATCGCTTAATGGAACTTGAGGCCAAAGTGGCTTTTCAAGACGAAACAATTGATATTTTAAATGACGAAATAAAAGTTCACCAGCAGCTGTTGGCAAAAATGAAACGCCAAACAGAGCTACTGGCTGAAAAAATTAAAGAATCGCAGTCATCATCATCGATGATGTCAAACGAACCTGAGCCACCGCCGCCGCATTATTAATATGCCGCTATGCAGCAAAGGATTTAATCTCCTGGTTTAAACACGCCTATAACTTGTTCAAACTGGCGTGTTGACGCCTGCACAGCCTGTTCTGGCTGTGCCATTTTATGGCCGCACTCTACACATTCTACTTTTTCTACATCATGCTCTTTGTAAAGCATTAACCTATCCATGGCTTTACATTCAGGACATGTTGCCCCAGCTATAAATCGCTTCTTTTGTTTCACGAGATTTTTCCCACAGTTTGACCTAATGTTATTTTATCGTATTACGTGATGCGTTGATACGGTTGATATGCCCAATACGATCCGTGTTATCATATTGGCAATTCAATTAGGGCACAGTAAAGTAACGCATTTATGATCCAAATCTCAGAAATAGAACTTCTTCGTGGCGGTAAAGCTTTATTAAAAAATGCATCTGCTACGTTATTTCCAGAGCATAAAGTAGGCCTAGTAGGCGCTAATGGTTGTGGTAAATCAACCCTATTTAGCCTCCTCAAAGCAGAGCTACAGCTCGATGGCGGTAACTTTACTATACCTAAAGACTGGTCTATAGCGTCAGTAAAACAAGAAACTCCCGCACTGGAAATAAGCGCAATAGACTATGTACTACAAGGTCATCCGCAGTATTACGCCATGCGTATTGCACTGCGTGAAGCCGAGCAAGCTAACGATGGCGACGCACAAGCTAAAATACATATTCAGCTTGAAAACATTAAAGGCTACAGCATTGAATCAACCGCTGGTGAGCTATTACATGGTTTAGGCTTTGCTAATAACTTAATAGAAAACCCGGTAAGTTCATTTTCGGGTGGCTGGCGTATGCGCTTAAATTTAGCCCAAGCGCTTATTCGCGATGCCGACCTGTTATTACTTGATGAGCCCACTAACCACCTTGATTTAGACGCAGTATATTGGCTTGAACGTTTTTTACGTGCTTATACTGGAACTTTAGTGCTGATATCGCATGACCGTGAGTTTTTAGATGCCGTAGTTGATCAAATTTGGCATATAGATAAACAACTTATCAACGTGTACAAAGGCAACTACTCGCAGTTTGAGCGTCAAAAAGCCGAGCGCATGCTACAGCAGCAAGCCATGTTTGATAAGCAACAAGAGCAAATTGCTCATCTAGAACAGTTTATAACTCGCTTTAAAGCAAAAGCCAGTAAAGCTAAGCAAGCACAAAGCCGCGTGAAAGCACTTGAGCGTATGGAAAAATTAGCTCCAGCACATGCCGACTCACCATTTAACTTTGAGTTTGCCGAGCCAAAAGCATTACCAAACCCACTAATGACAATAGATAAAGCCAAAGCGGGATATGGTGATGTCACCATTTTAAATAATATAGAATTAAACTTAGTACCAGGCAGCCGCATTGCTTTACTTGGCCGAAATGGCGCGGGTAAATCAACGCTAATTAAACTGCTTTCGGGTGATTTAGAGCCTCAAG encodes:
- a CDS encoding WD40 repeat domain-containing protein, which translates into the protein MPLFRTFFIVFCCLSAIACSDEKQQAVASYEHAAQGAFSSALSHDGKYSLVSSINHGVALWDNQQQALKYQWFQQQAQDSLVYAVAIAFDNSVAVTAEKTTFAVWDIATGENKGYYKIQKSSIRDIAISNQGRSVLYGRSDGVVVFINLETGRRIEFLGHQEKVNTVDLAPNGRYALSGSNDYVAYFWDTRTGQVIHRFNHPTRVTQVTLDPQGRYAFTADSMAQANVWKLTTGDLVSKLKYIARQKIFTAVRFNDQGDLLATGSPNKRIDLWQISSGEKIQTWQVTPREGSKPKSAVVLDVTFTDNGRSLLTESSSGIAERFIIRENNEHN
- a CDS encoding SlyX family protein; the encoded protein is MNTIEHRLMELEAKVAFQDETIDILNDEIKVHQQLLAKMKRQTELLAEKIKESQSSSSMMSNEPEPPPPHY
- a CDS encoding YheV family putative zinc ribbon protein, with protein sequence MKQKKRFIAGATCPECKAMDRLMLYKEHDVEKVECVECGHKMAQPEQAVQASTRQFEQVIGVFKPGD
- a CDS encoding ATP-binding cassette domain-containing protein, whose amino-acid sequence is MIQISEIELLRGGKALLKNASATLFPEHKVGLVGANGCGKSTLFSLLKAELQLDGGNFTIPKDWSIASVKQETPALEISAIDYVLQGHPQYYAMRIALREAEQANDGDAQAKIHIQLENIKGYSIESTAGELLHGLGFANNLIENPVSSFSGGWRMRLNLAQALIRDADLLLLDEPTNHLDLDAVYWLERFLRAYTGTLVLISHDREFLDAVVDQIWHIDKQLINVYKGNYSQFERQKAERMLQQQAMFDKQQEQIAHLEQFITRFKAKASKAKQAQSRVKALERMEKLAPAHADSPFNFEFAEPKALPNPLMTIDKAKAGYGDVTILNNIELNLVPGSRIALLGRNGAGKSTLIKLLSGDLEPQAGEVIQHHGLNIGYFAQHQLESLDLKANAITHIQRLNPKATEQSLRDFLGGFAFIGDKALEPVAPFSGGEKARLVLAMLVYQKPNLLLLDEPTNHLDLEMRHALVMALQGFEGAMVTVSHDRHMLKNTADEFYLVDDGKVTQFGYDLDAYYQWLLNANKEATKTEQSDEVKANSGINRKEQKRLEAEFRKATQPLKKQIEKLEKQLDKYAAELNEVEVALGDNELYSDDNKAKLKELLAKQATLTPKLNDIEEALLMALDEMEQKEQAFADELAQ